The Candidatus Eremiobacteraceae bacterium genome segment CCGACGCGTTGGCTAAACGCGGCGAGGTGCGCGTCGCGTCCTCAGGACCGAGCGACGCGCCGCAATCGAAGTTCGTCGGCTACGACCGTCTGGAGAACGCGGCGACCATCATCGCGCTGTTCGACTCGAGCGGCGCGCCCGTGCAGCGGCTTGAAACCGGCGCCGAGGGAGTCATCGTGCTCGATGAGACGCCGTTCTACGCCGAGCGCGGCGGACAGGCCGGCGACCGCGGCGCGATCGCTGCCGGCGGCGCGTCGTTCGACGTGCGCGATACGCAGTGGGAGGACAAGACACACCGGCGCATCCTGCATAAGGGCGTGGTGAACGCCGGTGCTCTCGCGGCCGGCGATCGCGTGGACGCGCTGGTCGATCCGCACTGGCGGCGCGAGATACGGCGCCACCATACGGTCACGCATCTGCTCCAACGCGCGCTCAAGGACGCGCTCGGCGACGCGGTCGCTCAACGCGGCAGCGCGGTCTTCCCGCAGCGCACGCGTTTCGACTTCGACTCGCCGGTCGGCGCCCTGACGCGCCAGCAGCGCTCCGAGATCTCCGGCAGGGTCAACGAGCTGATACGCGCCGACTATCGCATCGGCGAGGAGATGATACCGTTCGAAGCGGCGCTCTCCCGCGGCGTGACCTACATGAAGGGCGAGGACTACGGCGACGTCGTGCGCGTCGTGACGTTCGGTCCGAGCATCGAGCTGTGCGGCGGCACCCACGTGTCGTCGACCGGCGAGATCGGCCATTTCGTGCTGCTCAGCGAGTCGGCGATCGGGGCCGGCATCAGACGCGTCGAGGGCGTCGTGTCCGAATCGGCGGACCGCTATGTCGAATCCGTCCGCGAGACCGTGGATGAGGTCGGCGCGGCGCTTTCGACGCCGAGCGATCGGGTGCCCGAAGCGGTCTCGCGGCTGTCGCAGCGCCAACGCGACCTCGAGCGCAAGGTCGCAGCCTTGCAAAGCCAGCTCGCCTCGCAGCGCGCCGCGCAATACGTCGCTGACGCGAAAGAGATCGCCGGCGTGCGCTACGTGACGGTATCGGCAGACGAAGAGTCGGGCGTCGGCGCCAAGGACCTCGCGGAGTCGATCCGCGCCCAGCTCCCGGATGGTCTGGTCGTGGTCGCGGCGCGCGAGAACGGCAAAGTCTCGGTCGTCGTCGCGGCCGGCGATGCGTTGACCAAGAAAGGGCTATCCGCCAAAGACGTGCTCGCAGCGATCCTGCCGTTGGTCGACGGCAAGGGCGGCGGCAGTCCAGCGATGGCGCAAGGAGCGGGCAAGAATGCGCAAGGCATCGGCGCCGCGCTAGCCGCGGTCCCCGGCGCGATCGAGAAAGCTGTTCGTGGCTGACGCACGCACGCGCGTGCCGCTGCGTCTCGCGCTCGCGATCGTCATCGTGCATTGGGCGCTCGCGCCGGCCGCGGCAGCAGTCGCCGCGCCGTCGCCGTCGGGCGCGGCCGCCAAGGCGCTCGCGCAATATCACGCGCTCATGAGCGCGCTGCAAAAACCCGCCAATATGGTGTTCACGTACAGCGAGGTGCGGACCGGTCCCACGCGCATCGTCAGCGGCGTGCACCGCGTGTACCGCGACAAAGACGGCAACCAGCGCAACGACACGATCGCCATCAACGATACCCCGGTGCGGCCCCCGCAGACGCAGACCTTCGTGCGCGCCAGCTGGCCGTATTTCGCCGACCAGTTCGACGTGCCGGGAAGCGGCTACGACGTGGAGTTCGCGGGCAGCGCCCTGGTG includes the following:
- the alaS gene encoding alanine--tRNA ligase, which translates into the protein MTSAQIRQSFVDFFVARDHRHVPGASLVPDALSTTLFTIAGMEPFVPQFLGEAPPPAPRVVTVQRCLRVAGGKNDIDNVGRSGRHGTFLEMLGNFSFGDYYKREAIAFAWEYLTKTLALPADRLYATVYLDDDEAADIWHRDIGLPRERITRMREDNFWDMGPTGPCGPCSEIFYDLGPEVGCAKPTCGVGCPDCDRYIEFWNLVFQQYDRDSDGRLHPLPKQCIDTGMGFERLCMILAGKTSIFDTDLYQTIIAALPPVGKSRLSEEDRGVHKRIIADHARACIFLVADGVVPSNTDRGYVLRFLARRAIRGGKLLGFPDGFFSQLTPVVISTLIDGYPELAGADERVRRALEAEEKQFGATLARGSARLTERLDALRATGARELPGDDAFELYDTFGFPVDLTREIAAEAGIAIDMAGYHAAMAAQRERARADALAKRGEVRVASSGPSDAPQSKFVGYDRLENAATIIALFDSSGAPVQRLETGAEGVIVLDETPFYAERGGQAGDRGAIAAGGASFDVRDTQWEDKTHRRILHKGVVNAGALAAGDRVDALVDPHWRREIRRHHTVTHLLQRALKDALGDAVAQRGSAVFPQRTRFDFDSPVGALTRQQRSEISGRVNELIRADYRIGEEMIPFEAALSRGVTYMKGEDYGDVVRVVTFGPSIELCGGTHVSSTGEIGHFVLLSESAIGAGIRRVEGVVSESADRYVESVRETVDEVGAALSTPSDRVPEAVSRLSQRQRDLERKVAALQSQLASQRAAQYVADAKEIAGVRYVTVSADEESGVGAKDLAESIRAQLPDGLVVVAARENGKVSVVVAAGDALTKKGLSAKDVLAAILPLVDGKGGGSPAMAQGAGKNAQGIGAALAAVPGAIEKAVRG